From the Alloalcanivorax dieselolei B5 genome, one window contains:
- a CDS encoding HD domain-containing protein, whose amino-acid sequence MQGQHDERRASFTHMEDGKAEDWQIISDAFGGFARELPDRVIEHLRLLEGDCGGFPVDRLTHCLQTATLAHQDGKDEEYVVCALLHDIGDTLGPYNHADIAASLLEPFVSEENYWMVKHHAIFQGYYFFHHLGLDRNLRDQFRDHPCFERTVEFCAKYDGAAFDPDAETLPLSFFEPMLRRVMEKPKRSLYKKTFDKQEATA is encoded by the coding sequence ATGCAAGGTCAGCACGACGAACGCAGAGCCAGCTTCACCCATATGGAAGACGGCAAGGCCGAAGACTGGCAGATCATTTCCGATGCCTTTGGCGGTTTCGCCCGGGAATTGCCGGACCGGGTGATCGAACACCTGCGTCTGTTGGAAGGCGATTGCGGCGGCTTCCCGGTGGACCGTCTCACCCATTGCTTGCAAACCGCCACCCTGGCTCATCAGGACGGCAAGGATGAGGAGTATGTGGTGTGCGCGCTGCTGCATGACATTGGCGACACCCTTGGTCCGTACAACCACGCCGACATCGCCGCCTCCCTGCTGGAGCCGTTTGTCAGTGAGGAAAATTACTGGATGGTGAAACACCACGCCATTTTCCAGGGCTACTATTTCTTTCATCATCTGGGGCTGGATCGTAATCTGCGTGACCAGTTCCGGGACCACCCGTGCTTCGAACGTACCGTGGAGTTTTGCGCGAAATACGACGGCGCCGCCTTCGATCCGGACGCGGAAACTCTGCCTCTGTCGTTCTTCGAGCCGATGCTGCGACGAGTAATGGAAAAGCCGAAACGCTCCCTGT